From Primulina tabacum isolate GXHZ01 chromosome 2, ASM2559414v2, whole genome shotgun sequence, one genomic window encodes:
- the LOC142537372 gene encoding zeatin O-glucosyltransferase-like: MAAVAGHASPKHCHHGNDVEGHQVVVVMLPLPAQGHLNQLLQLSRLIAACNIPVYYVSTATHNRQAKLRVHGWDPLSDSNVHFCDLPTPEFASPTLNPNAANKFPSHLQPLFNSLSQLRQPFAGLIRELSHIELQIPSLEDCFAEEFMELVAREHKFIALSSGSLYNSSRELEGKFMGFIENMSETQNKKHWALGPFNPLILTRKNEDVSRHESLEWLEKQPPKSVVFVSFGTTTSLADEQIKNLASGLEQSEVKFIWVFRDADKGDNSLAGGRDRRAKLPEGFEERVKERGIVLRDWAPQLEILNHSATGGFLSHCGWNSCMESISMGVPLAAWPMHSDQPRNTVLITEVLKIGVIVKDWARRREVVVAETISMALRRLMISKEGEEMRRGAAELSITVRRSVEEGGVTRLEFDSFMAHVRRVRDG, from the exons ATGGCTGCAGTTGCTGGCCACGCCTCGCCGAAGCACTGCCACCACGGAAACGACGTAGAAGGGCACCAAGTGGTTGTTGTGATGCTTCCTTTACCGGCACAAGGTCACCTCAATCAGCTCCTCCAGCTCAGCCGCCTCATCGCCGCCTGCAATATACCTGTTTACTATGTCAGCACCGCCACCCACAACCGACAGGCAAAGCTCCGGGTCCACGGCTGGGACCCTCTCTCTGACTCCAACGTCCATTTCTGCGATCTCCCAACTCCTGAATTCGCATCCCCGACTCTGAACCCAAACGCCGCCAACAAATTCCCTTCACATCTGCAGCCATTGTTCAACTCACTCTCCCAACTCCGGCAGCCATTCGCCGGCCTCATTCGGGAACTTTCACATATT GAACTGCAAATCCCTTCTCTTGAAGATTGCTTCGCTGAAGAATTCATGGAGTTGGTTGCAAGAGAACATAAATTCATTGCTTTAAGTTCAGGAAGTCTCTACAATTCTAGCAGAGAACTTGAGGGTAAATTCATGGGTTTCATTGAAAACATGTCTGAAACACAAAACAAGAAACACTGGGCTCTAGGGCCATTCAACCCGCTGATTTTAACAAGGAAAAATGAAGATGTGTCACGCCATGAATCACTAGAATGGCTTGAGAAACAACCGCCTAAATCAGTGGTTTTTGTTTCCTTTGGAACGACGACTTCATTGGCGGACGAACAAATCAAGAATTTGGCATCAGGGCTGGAACAAAGTGAGGTGAAATTCATCTGGGTTTTCAGAGACGCAGATAAAGGAGACAATTCTCTTGCAGGTGGTCGAGATAGAAGAGCTAAATTACCAGAAGGGTTTGAAGAAAGAGTTAAAGAAAGGGGGATCGTTTTGAGAGACTGGGCACCGCAATTGGAAATCTTGAACCATTCTGCAACTGGTGGTTTTCTGAGTCACTGCGGATGGAATTCATGCATGGAGAGTATTTCAATGGGGGTACCGCTTGCTGCGTGGCCGATGCACTCGGACCAGCCAAGAAACACCGTTTTGatcactgaagtactgaaaattgGCGTCATTGTGAAGGATTGGGCTCGGCGGCGTGAGGTTGTGGTGGCAGAGACAATTTCCATGGCTTTGAGAAGGCTAATGATTTCGAAGGAAGGGGAGGAGATGAGGCGGGGGGCGGCAGAGTTGAGCATAACTGTCAGGAGATCGGTGGAGGAAGGTGGCGTCACACGACTGGAGTTTGATTCTTTCATGGCTCATGTTAGGAGGGTGAGAGATGGATAG